A stretch of the Bacillus sp. FJAT-18017 genome encodes the following:
- the rluB gene encoding 23S rRNA pseudouridine(2605) synthase RluB: MERLQKIIARAGVASRRKAEELIKEGRVKVNGKVVTELGVKVTPSDRVEVNEVQIESEEPVYFLFYKPRGVISTVKDDKGRKAVTDFFPELKERIYPIGRLDYDTSGLLLLTNDGDFANLLMHPRSEIEKVYVAKTEGIPLREKIRKLEKGIKLEDGMTAPAKIKMISVDKKKQTSIIEISIHEGRNRQVRRMFEAIGHKVIKLKRERYGFLTLAGLKAGEARELTPHEVKQMRALGMQADKKNS; encoded by the coding sequence ATGGAACGTTTGCAAAAGATTATTGCCAGAGCAGGTGTGGCTTCGAGAAGGAAAGCAGAAGAGCTTATAAAAGAAGGAAGAGTCAAGGTGAACGGCAAGGTCGTTACCGAACTTGGTGTAAAGGTTACCCCTTCCGATAGGGTTGAAGTGAATGAGGTTCAAATTGAAAGTGAAGAGCCCGTTTACTTTCTTTTTTATAAGCCGCGCGGAGTTATTTCTACAGTCAAGGATGACAAGGGGCGAAAGGCTGTTACTGACTTTTTCCCGGAATTAAAGGAAAGGATTTATCCAATCGGCAGGCTTGACTACGACACATCGGGCCTTCTCTTGCTAACGAATGATGGGGACTTTGCAAATCTGCTTATGCATCCCCGAAGTGAAATCGAGAAGGTGTACGTTGCCAAAACTGAGGGCATTCCGCTAAGAGAAAAAATTAGGAAGCTTGAAAAAGGCATCAAACTAGAGGATGGAATGACAGCACCCGCAAAGATTAAAATGATTTCCGTTGACAAAAAGAAGCAAACATCGATCATTGAAATTTCAATCCATGAAGGACGAAATAGGCAGGTAAGAAGGATGTTTGAAGCTATCGGGCATAAAGTAATTAAATTAAAGCGAGAACGGTATGGTTTTTTAACATTGGCAGGCTTGAAGGCAGGGGAAGCGCGGGAGCTGACTCCGCACGAAGTTAAGCAGATGCGGGCATTAGGAATGCAGGCGGATAAGAAAAATTCATAA
- a CDS encoding GNAT family N-acetyltransferase, translating to MLIRYKKQFEKIAMGLLSFMPGEKDIKKLQHTMKQYESAEGWQLFLWKEGEDIIGLIGVFHTSDVTAEIHHISVNPSHRYQGIGHNMVKALGDLFPNKTITSNEVTASFYEKCKDGLSADCEN from the coding sequence ATGTTAATCCGATACAAAAAACAATTCGAAAAAATTGCCATGGGCCTCTTGTCATTTATGCCTGGCGAGAAGGATATCAAAAAGCTTCAGCACACAATGAAACAGTATGAATCTGCCGAAGGATGGCAGTTGTTTCTTTGGAAAGAAGGGGAAGATATTATCGGGCTGATTGGCGTGTTTCATACTAGTGATGTGACAGCCGAAATCCATCATATTTCAGTCAATCCATCCCATCGTTACCAGGGGATTGGCCATAATATGGTGAAGGCTTTAGGTGATCTTTTCCCAAACAAAACGATCACTTCCAACGAGGTGACAGCTTCCTTTTATGAAAAATGTAAAGACGGCCTAAGCGCAGATTGTGAGAATTAA
- a CDS encoding D-alanyl-D-alanine carboxypeptidase family protein, whose amino-acid sequence MKKIKPFLCLIISVLVISGLLPSNASASISVSAKAAILIEQESGRVLFQKEAYTPMRIASITKIMTAILAIESGKMDEVATVSEKAVRTEGSSIYLKPGEKIKLEDLVYGLMLRSGNDAAAAIAEFVGGSEEGFAFLMNQKAEEIGMENTVFSNPHGLDNKEKHYSTAYDMAILTRYAMKNKVYEKISATEVHRAANPGERWDRVWKNKNRLLSMYKYSTGGKTGYTKRAKRTLVSTAKKGDMELIAVTLNAPDDWNDHMTMFESGFASFDLAEVIPKGEILLKKRPYKNGQIFTKKRAVYPATEEELEKFEVKYKLLHPESGKFPGVYKGNSALAGKAVIYLDGRAVRSVPIYFKPSKGEESGYMDNFKRFFSLAVGIRDNG is encoded by the coding sequence ATGAAAAAAATAAAACCTTTTCTTTGCCTCATCATTTCCGTACTGGTTATTAGCGGCCTTTTACCTTCTAATGCTTCTGCATCTATTTCCGTAAGCGCAAAGGCAGCTATTCTGATAGAGCAGGAGTCCGGCCGTGTATTATTTCAAAAAGAGGCCTATACACCAATGCGGATAGCCAGTATTACAAAAATCATGACTGCAATTCTTGCAATCGAGTCAGGGAAAATGGATGAAGTTGCAACGGTAAGTGAAAAAGCGGTAAGGACTGAGGGTTCATCTATCTACTTGAAACCGGGAGAGAAAATAAAGCTGGAAGATCTAGTTTATGGTCTGATGCTCCGGTCGGGAAATGATGCGGCTGCGGCGATTGCCGAATTTGTAGGAGGCAGTGAGGAAGGTTTTGCTTTTCTTATGAACCAAAAAGCTGAGGAAATTGGGATGGAAAACACAGTATTCTCCAATCCTCATGGTCTTGACAACAAAGAAAAGCACTATTCCACCGCCTATGATATGGCTATATTAACGAGGTATGCCATGAAGAATAAAGTGTACGAGAAAATTTCAGCTACAGAAGTACATAGGGCGGCAAATCCTGGCGAACGATGGGATCGGGTCTGGAAAAACAAAAACCGGCTTCTGTCTATGTATAAATATAGCACCGGAGGGAAAACGGGGTATACCAAACGTGCCAAACGGACACTGGTTTCCACGGCCAAAAAGGGTGATATGGAATTGATTGCCGTAACACTGAATGCCCCGGATGATTGGAACGACCATATGACTATGTTCGAATCTGGCTTTGCAAGCTTTGATTTGGCAGAAGTCATTCCAAAAGGCGAAATTTTATTGAAAAAAAGGCCTTATAAAAATGGTCAGATTTTTACAAAGAAAAGAGCGGTTTATCCAGCAACTGAAGAAGAGCTCGAAAAGTTTGAGGTTAAATATAAATTGCTTCATCCGGAATCAGGTAAATTTCCCGGTGTATACAAAGGAAATTCAGCGTTAGCCGGGAAGGCGGTTATTTACTTGGATGGAAGGGCAGTGAGAAGTGTACCGATATATTTCAAGCCGTCAAAGGGTGAGGAAAGTGGTTATATGGATAACTTCAAAAGGTTTTTTAGTTTGGCAGTAGGCATTCGGGACAATGGTTAA
- a CDS encoding DUF309 domain-containing protein — MYPDPYIEYLAHFHGDQDFFECHEILEEYWKEVDCGNKESIWVAFIQLSVGCYHFRRGNAKGAARILKKSLSIFKSREELLPSLGIDSQMLFTNIENLIEEACSGKSFKGFSIPIADEQLHNLWKMECLRKGHQTENADYIPPKAIIDRHSTRDRTSVILEREQALMLRKEKERRK; from the coding sequence ATGTACCCGGATCCATATATAGAATACCTTGCCCATTTTCATGGTGACCAGGACTTTTTTGAATGTCATGAAATATTGGAGGAATATTGGAAGGAAGTAGATTGTGGAAACAAAGAATCCATTTGGGTGGCTTTCATTCAGCTCTCTGTTGGCTGTTACCATTTTCGCAGAGGAAACGCAAAAGGAGCAGCCAGGATTTTGAAAAAATCCTTATCCATCTTTAAAAGCAGGGAAGAACTCCTTCCTTCCCTCGGGATAGACAGCCAAATGCTTTTCACCAATATTGAAAATTTAATAGAAGAAGCATGCTCCGGTAAATCTTTCAAAGGATTTTCCATTCCTATAGCGGATGAACAACTACATAATCTTTGGAAAATGGAATGTTTAAGGAAAGGTCACCAAACGGAAAATGCAGATTACATTCCGCCAAAGGCAATAATTGACCGGCATAGTACACGAGACCGTACATCCGTCATACTTGAAAGGGAACAAGCCTTAATGCTTAGAAAAGAAAAAGAGCGCAGAAAGTGA
- the ccsB gene encoding c-type cytochrome biogenesis protein CcsB codes for MAELSSNLLFIAFILYLIATFLFGGAIKTGETSKWSKAAIFTAIAGFISQLGYFITRWIAAGHAPVSNLFEFTTFFGMALVGAFIFIYFIYKSALLGLFTMPVALLVIAYASMFPREISPLIPALKSYWLQIHVTTAALGEAILAISFAAGLIYLIRVIDQTKSNKRTFWLEAIMFTMVCVLGFIAVAVGFSSAGYKAEFNWVDKSGKDAQIEFHMPALVGPHQGELLTDGKFEPLVEMPAIINSKKLNTVLWSLIGGTILYGLIRLILRKRISAALQPLVKNVNLDLVDEISYRSVLIGFPVFTLGALIFAMIWAQIAWTRFWGWDPKEVWALITWLFYAAFLHLRLSKGWHGEKSAWLAVIGFAIIMFNLIAVNLVIAGLHSYAGS; via the coding sequence TTGGCGGAGTTAAGCAGTAATTTATTATTTATAGCATTCATTTTATACTTGATTGCTACTTTCTTATTTGGTGGGGCAATTAAGACTGGGGAGACGAGCAAATGGAGTAAGGCGGCCATATTTACCGCCATTGCCGGTTTCATCTCGCAATTGGGATATTTTATTACACGATGGATTGCCGCGGGGCATGCACCGGTTAGCAATCTATTCGAATTTACAACATTTTTCGGAATGGCCCTTGTCGGCGCTTTCATTTTCATATATTTTATTTATAAATCGGCTTTACTTGGATTGTTCACAATGCCGGTTGCGCTTCTAGTGATTGCATATGCAAGTATGTTTCCAAGAGAAATCAGTCCGCTAATACCGGCGCTGAAAAGCTACTGGCTGCAAATCCACGTTACCACTGCTGCACTTGGGGAAGCAATACTTGCAATAAGTTTCGCGGCTGGATTGATTTATCTAATAAGAGTTATTGATCAGACAAAATCTAATAAGAGAACATTCTGGCTTGAGGCCATTATGTTCACAATGGTTTGTGTCCTTGGGTTTATTGCGGTAGCGGTTGGTTTTTCTTCTGCCGGATACAAGGCAGAGTTCAATTGGGTCGATAAATCCGGTAAAGACGCTCAAATTGAATTCCATATGCCCGCACTGGTGGGACCACATCAAGGAGAACTTCTAACAGATGGGAAGTTTGAACCGCTTGTGGAAATGCCGGCCATTATTAATTCGAAAAAGTTGAATACTGTGCTTTGGTCCTTAATCGGCGGCACAATCCTTTATGGGCTCATTAGGTTAATTTTAAGAAAGAGAATTTCAGCAGCTCTCCAACCGCTGGTGAAAAACGTCAATCTTGATCTTGTTGATGAAATTAGCTACAGGTCCGTTTTGATTGGATTCCCTGTCTTTACCCTAGGGGCATTAATCTTTGCGATGATTTGGGCACAAATTGCCTGGACACGATTCTGGGGCTGGGATCCAAAAGAAGTCTGGGCCTTGATTACATGGCTGTTCTACGCAGCGTTCCTTCATCTCAGGCTCTCAAAAGGCTGGCATGGAGAAAAATCAGCGTGGCTTGCAGTCATAGGTTTTGCAATAATCATGTTCAATCTGATTGCAGTCAACCTGGTAATCGCCGGCCTCCACTCCTACGCCGGGTCCTAG
- the scpB gene encoding SMC-Scp complex subunit ScpB — protein sequence MGIVNYHSILESLLFAAGDEGLSIKQIASVLEVDEQQASNLVDEMKEKLEADENRGLIVILLAGTVQLGTKKENAAYLKKLVESPGTSTLSQAALETLAIIAYKQPITRAEIEDIRGVKTERPLHTLMSKALIKEMGRAEGSGRAILYGTTKEFLDYFGLKSLEELPPLPDKGEEDFEQEEADLFFGKFQEL from the coding sequence TTGGGTATAGTTAACTATCATAGCATCCTTGAAAGCCTCTTATTTGCCGCGGGGGATGAAGGATTGTCTATAAAGCAAATTGCAAGTGTATTGGAGGTAGATGAACAGCAGGCATCCAATCTTGTCGATGAGATGAAAGAAAAATTGGAAGCGGATGAGAATAGGGGCTTAATTGTTATTTTACTAGCCGGGACTGTACAGCTTGGTACAAAAAAAGAGAATGCAGCCTATTTGAAAAAGCTCGTAGAGTCGCCTGGTACATCGACTCTGTCGCAGGCGGCCCTTGAAACACTGGCCATCATAGCCTATAAACAGCCTATTACTCGTGCAGAAATAGAAGACATTCGTGGTGTTAAAACTGAGCGTCCTCTGCATACATTGATGTCAAAAGCCCTTATAAAAGAAATGGGAAGGGCGGAAGGGTCCGGACGTGCAATTCTGTACGGTACTACCAAGGAATTTTTAGATTACTTTGGCCTAAAAAGCCTTGAGGAACTGCCTCCACTTCCTGACAAAGGTGAAGAGGATTTTGAGCAGGAGGAAGCTGATTTATTTTTCGGAAAGTTCCAGGAGCTTTAA
- a CDS encoding response regulator transcription factor gives MEKDVKILVVDDEERIRRLLKMYLEREEFLIDEAEDGNEALSKALANDYDVILLDLMMPGKDGIEVCRELREKKATPVIMLTAKGEEVNRVQGFEVGTDDYIVKPFSPREVVLRVKALLRRSSQTSYLQTDTTTKDVIVFPHLTIDNDAHRVTADGKEVSLTPKEYELLYFLAKSPDKVFDREQLLKEVWHYEFFGDLRTVDTHVKRLREKLNKVSEQAARMIVTVWGVGYKFEVVNE, from the coding sequence ATGGAAAAAGACGTAAAAATTTTAGTTGTTGATGATGAAGAACGTATTCGCAGGCTTTTAAAAATGTACCTTGAGCGTGAAGAATTCTTAATCGACGAAGCGGAAGATGGAAATGAAGCATTGTCCAAAGCACTAGCAAATGACTATGATGTCATCCTGCTCGATTTGATGATGCCTGGAAAAGACGGCATAGAAGTATGCCGTGAACTACGTGAAAAGAAAGCAACCCCTGTCATCATGCTTACTGCGAAGGGCGAAGAAGTAAACCGTGTCCAGGGTTTTGAAGTAGGAACAGATGACTACATTGTAAAGCCATTCAGTCCCCGGGAAGTTGTCCTGCGTGTAAAAGCATTGCTTCGCCGGTCATCTCAGACCAGCTATTTGCAAACAGATACGACAACTAAGGATGTCATAGTGTTCCCGCATTTAACAATTGACAATGATGCACACCGTGTTACTGCGGATGGAAAAGAAGTCAGCCTTACACCTAAAGAATATGAATTACTGTACTTTTTGGCAAAATCCCCTGACAAAGTATTTGACCGGGAACAGCTGCTTAAAGAGGTATGGCATTATGAATTCTTTGGCGATCTACGTACTGTAGATACACACGTGAAGCGCTTAAGAGAAAAGCTGAATAAAGTTTCCGAGCAGGCTGCACGAATGATTGTGACCGTATGGGGAGTAGGGTATAAGTTTGAGGTCGTGAATGAATGA
- a CDS encoding DUF3907 family protein, with protein MANTLVESQLREVKAFLKDSNKRIEHFLNETTLSALVQGDEDKLSYYQTILSQLRKLLVYSEESLDTCAVLLQGTPFQKSAAERTLYRIYHQCIDEFFSPKNGAWYEDSRSAYTGRNSIKYHKPVPDSVSSVLRGLEAGFQQMREDLEYYETDYRTKMMQSK; from the coding sequence ATGGCTAATACATTAGTTGAATCGCAACTGAGGGAAGTCAAGGCATTTCTTAAAGATTCAAATAAACGGATTGAACATTTCCTCAACGAGACAACACTTTCAGCGCTTGTACAAGGGGATGAGGATAAATTATCCTATTACCAGACAATCCTTTCCCAGCTTAGAAAGCTGTTAGTTTATAGCGAAGAAAGCCTGGATACATGCGCAGTCCTGCTTCAGGGCACCCCTTTCCAAAAGAGTGCAGCCGAAAGAACGCTGTATCGAATTTATCATCAGTGCATTGATGAATTCTTTTCGCCGAAAAATGGAGCCTGGTACGAGGATAGCCGAAGTGCCTATACAGGCAGGAATTCAATCAAGTACCACAAGCCGGTACCAGATTCCGTATCCAGTGTATTACGGGGGCTTGAAGCGGGGTTCCAGCAGATGCGTGAAGACCTTGAATATTACGAAACTGATTACCGTACGAAAATGATGCAGTCTAAATAA
- a CDS encoding segregation/condensation protein A has translation MHYNVKIDSFEGPLDLLLHLINTLEIDIYDIPVAQITEQYLIYIHTMKELKLDLASEYLVMAATLLAIKSKMLLPKHEEELFDDEMEPLIEEDPRTELVERLIEYRKYKEAAVELKEMEEERSLIYSKAPSDLTDFAKEGIQQKASAPSASIYDMLGAYQKLMRRKKLQKPVSTKIARQEISIEKRMDEVMESLKGKPLGVDFFELFPSPEKENIVVTFLAILELMKRDELFAEQTENFGDIKIIPARKGAVAVGYS, from the coding sequence ATGCATTATAATGTTAAAATCGATTCTTTTGAAGGCCCGCTTGATTTGCTGCTCCACCTGATTAATACCCTCGAAATAGATATTTATGACATTCCTGTTGCGCAAATTACGGAGCAGTATCTTATTTATATCCATACAATGAAAGAACTGAAGCTTGACCTTGCGAGTGAATATCTGGTAATGGCTGCTACACTTCTTGCAATAAAAAGCAAGATGCTCCTGCCTAAACATGAAGAAGAACTATTCGATGATGAAATGGAACCACTTATCGAGGAAGACCCTCGGACTGAGTTGGTGGAAAGACTGATTGAATATCGAAAATATAAGGAAGCAGCAGTAGAATTAAAGGAAATGGAAGAAGAGCGGAGCCTGATTTATTCAAAGGCTCCTAGTGACCTGACTGATTTTGCCAAAGAAGGTATACAACAAAAGGCGTCTGCTCCTTCTGCATCCATTTATGATATGCTTGGAGCCTATCAAAAACTTATGAGACGAAAAAAACTCCAAAAGCCTGTGAGCACTAAAATAGCACGCCAGGAAATATCTATCGAGAAAAGAATGGATGAGGTTATGGAATCCCTTAAAGGGAAGCCGTTGGGAGTTGATTTCTTCGAGCTGTTTCCGTCTCCCGAGAAGGAAAATATTGTGGTAACCTTCCTGGCCATTCTCGAACTAATGAAGAGAGACGAACTCTTTGCGGAACAAACAGAAAACTTTGGAGACATCAAGATTATTCCCGCAAGGAAAGGAGCAGTAGCAGTTGGGTATAGTTAA
- the resB gene encoding cytochrome c biogenesis protein ResB, with amino-acid sequence MNQIKCECGHVNPHGTVLCEACGRALSNVAKQEKLHDMRYEGSSRRSQTYNKTFVDKIWNFFSSVKVGVWLIIITLVASAVGTIFPQEMYIPNVVTPEQYYEDEYGWMGKLYFLLGFHNLYSSWWYLILIAMIGVSLVICSLDRVIPLHRALKAQRVIRNDGFLKKQRIFGISEGAATDDEIANVAAKLKARRYNVREDNGNLLAEKGRFSRWGPYVNHVGLIIFLIGGMLRFVPGMYIDRVLWIREGETLEIPGTESQYFLTNNQFILEVYDKENEDEVFSEALDRAGTVAKTYQSNVVLYKKSADSLPGEDPELEKLKESEIRVNEPLKFDDYALYQVDYKLNELSSMTFALTDKNSGKQFGDVKVDLYEPKKTYDLGEGFSVKLLGYYPDFEFGDNGEPITKSRVPNNPAFVFDMITPDKPEGEVSFAAIQQTIEPEGDNKYKMEFKNVETKNVSALTVRKDHTLWVLALGGLIFMIGVVQGAYWNHRRIWIQKRDGDIWIAAHTNKNWHGIKREIGQIIENTNLQMPDDQLQDEKPEGGVDLGGVKQ; translated from the coding sequence ATGAATCAAATTAAATGTGAATGTGGGCATGTAAATCCACATGGCACAGTCCTTTGTGAGGCATGCGGGCGTGCTTTGTCAAACGTTGCCAAACAGGAAAAATTGCATGATATGCGTTACGAGGGCAGTTCCCGCCGTTCGCAAACGTATAACAAAACGTTCGTAGATAAAATTTGGAACTTCTTCTCGTCTGTAAAAGTCGGCGTATGGCTCATCATCATTACCTTGGTGGCTTCAGCGGTTGGAACCATTTTTCCACAGGAGATGTATATCCCGAATGTAGTGACACCTGAGCAATATTATGAGGACGAATATGGGTGGATGGGGAAGCTTTATTTTCTGCTTGGTTTCCATAACTTATACAGTTCCTGGTGGTATTTGATACTAATTGCAATGATTGGAGTTTCTCTGGTCATATGCAGCCTGGACAGAGTTATTCCGCTTCACCGCGCATTGAAGGCGCAACGAGTGATTCGGAATGATGGTTTTTTGAAAAAGCAAAGGATATTCGGGATTTCAGAAGGCGCAGCTACTGATGACGAAATTGCAAATGTAGCGGCAAAGCTTAAAGCACGCCGCTACAATGTTCGGGAAGATAACGGAAACCTTTTGGCCGAAAAAGGCAGGTTTTCCAGATGGGGCCCTTATGTCAACCATGTTGGTCTTATTATCTTTCTTATAGGCGGAATGCTCAGGTTTGTCCCTGGCATGTATATTGATAGGGTGCTTTGGATCCGCGAAGGTGAAACATTGGAGATACCAGGTACTGAAAGCCAATATTTTTTGACTAACAATCAATTCATCCTTGAAGTATATGACAAGGAGAATGAGGACGAAGTATTCAGTGAAGCGCTTGACCGGGCTGGTACTGTGGCAAAGACATACCAATCAAATGTGGTTTTATATAAAAAATCTGCAGATTCTCTCCCTGGGGAAGATCCTGAGCTTGAGAAACTGAAAGAATCCGAGATTAGAGTCAATGAACCTCTTAAATTTGATGACTATGCGCTTTACCAGGTTGATTATAAGCTGAACGAACTGAGTTCAATGACGTTCGCTCTTACAGATAAAAACTCCGGGAAGCAATTTGGGGATGTTAAGGTTGACCTTTATGAGCCTAAGAAGACATATGACTTGGGAGAGGGCTTTTCTGTAAAACTTCTTGGCTATTATCCTGACTTTGAATTTGGCGATAATGGGGAGCCTATTACAAAATCACGGGTACCAAATAATCCTGCATTTGTTTTTGATATGATTACACCGGATAAACCTGAAGGCGAGGTTAGTTTTGCTGCTATCCAGCAGACAATTGAGCCTGAAGGCGATAACAAATATAAGATGGAATTTAAAAATGTAGAGACTAAAAATGTTTCAGCATTAACTGTCCGAAAAGACCATACACTTTGGGTGCTTGCTCTTGGTGGTTTAATCTTCATGATTGGTGTCGTTCAGGGTGCATACTGGAATCATCGCAGGATTTGGATCCAAAAACGGGACGGGGATATTTGGATAGCAGCACATACGAATAAAAACTGGCACGGCATAAAGCGGGAAATCGGGCAGATTATAGAAAATACTAATCTACAGATGCCTGATGACCAGTTACAGGACGAGAAGCCAGAAGGAGGGGTGGACCTTGGCGGAGTTAAGCAGTAA
- a CDS encoding spore maturation protein, giving the protein MQTLAAVSLWFIPLIIASILITGTIKKVPTYESFVEGGKEGIKIAISIIPFLVGMLVSVSIFRASGALDAMTGWVRPWLNDAGIPAEIVPLALIRPISGTAALGMTTDLIATYGPDSFPGRLASILQGSTDTTFYVLTVYFGSVGIKKMGDALKVGLLADVVGIAAAIFVAILVF; this is encoded by the coding sequence TTGCAAACATTGGCGGCAGTTTCACTCTGGTTCATCCCGTTAATTATTGCTTCCATCCTAATTACGGGAACAATCAAGAAAGTTCCGACTTATGAAAGCTTTGTTGAAGGCGGGAAGGAAGGTATTAAGATTGCGATTTCAATTATACCGTTCCTTGTGGGAATGCTCGTTTCTGTTTCAATTTTCAGAGCTTCCGGAGCGCTTGATGCTATGACAGGCTGGGTACGGCCCTGGTTGAATGACGCAGGGATTCCAGCGGAAATAGTACCGCTTGCTCTTATACGGCCGATTTCAGGCACAGCGGCACTGGGGATGACGACTGATTTAATCGCAACTTACGGACCGGACTCTTTTCCAGGGAGGCTGGCTTCAATCTTGCAAGGAAGCACGGATACGACGTTTTATGTGTTAACCGTATATTTTGGATCAGTGGGAATCAAAAAAATGGGGGATGCATTAAAGGTAGGCTTGCTAGCGGACGTTGTCGGAATTGCGGCAGCCATCTTTGTTGCTATTCTTGTATTTTAA
- the resA gene encoding thiol-disulfide oxidoreductase ResA has product MKKRRLAIRSVILVLLAAAVVYTLYANFTKEDRVRVTPGDMAPNFVLTDLEGKKHKLSDYKGQGVFLNFWGTWCKPCEKEMPYINNQYAQFKDKGVTVLAVNIGESNLAVGNFAEKYSLDFPVVLDKSRQVMNAYGVDPLPATFLIDKEGKVVRYHTGQLTEETVKQYMESIEP; this is encoded by the coding sequence ATGAAGAAAAGGCGGTTGGCAATCAGGTCGGTGATCTTGGTGCTTTTGGCTGCGGCCGTTGTATACACACTCTATGCGAACTTCACAAAGGAGGATCGTGTCAGGGTTACACCAGGTGACATGGCACCGAATTTTGTCCTTACTGACCTTGAGGGAAAAAAGCATAAGCTATCAGATTACAAAGGACAAGGTGTGTTCCTTAACTTCTGGGGAACATGGTGCAAACCGTGCGAAAAGGAAATGCCTTATATTAATAACCAATACGCCCAGTTTAAGGATAAAGGGGTTACGGTTCTGGCCGTAAATATCGGTGAATCCAATTTGGCAGTCGGAAATTTCGCGGAAAAGTACAGCCTGGATTTTCCGGTCGTACTCGACAAAAGCAGGCAGGTTATGAATGCTTACGGGGTCGACCCCCTTCCAGCAACATTCCTGATTGATAAGGAAGGGAAAGTTGTCCGCTATCATACGGGCCAATTGACTGAAGAGACTGTCAAGCAGTATATGGAAAGCATAGAACCTTAA
- a CDS encoding nucleoside recognition domain-containing protein — MVNYIWVLITVVGIVFAIFNGTMQEVNQAIFQGAKDAVTLCIGLISILVFWLGMMRIAEEAGLLKAMAKLFKPIVKPLFPEVPANHPAMGYILSNIIANMFGLGNAATPLGLKAMEQLQELNDQRDHASRSMITFLAINTASVTILPTTVIAIRMNYNSASPAEIVVPTLITTVFSAIGALLIDRYYYWRRSRRR, encoded by the coding sequence ATGGTTAATTATATCTGGGTTTTAATAACAGTTGTCGGGATTGTATTTGCAATATTCAACGGAACAATGCAGGAAGTAAACCAGGCTATTTTTCAGGGAGCAAAGGATGCAGTCACATTATGTATTGGCCTTATTAGTATTCTTGTCTTTTGGCTAGGGATGATGAGGATTGCCGAGGAGGCCGGTTTACTTAAAGCGATGGCCAAACTATTTAAGCCGATAGTAAAGCCTCTGTTTCCGGAGGTGCCAGCAAATCATCCGGCAATGGGCTATATCCTTTCAAATATTATCGCCAATATGTTCGGTCTTGGAAATGCGGCTACCCCTCTAGGGTTAAAAGCAATGGAACAACTACAGGAATTGAATGACCAAAGGGATCATGCAAGCCGTTCGATGATTACTTTTCTTGCTATTAATACAGCTAGCGTTACAATATTGCCGACAACAGTCATTGCAATCCGAATGAATTATAACTCAGCATCCCCGGCTGAAATTGTTGTACCAACACTCATTACAACAGTATTTTCTGCCATTGGGGCACTATTGATAGACCGATATTATTACTGGCGGCGCAGCCGAAGAAGGTGA